The Meleagris gallopavo isolate NT-WF06-2002-E0010 breed Aviagen turkey brand Nicholas breeding stock chromosome 10, Turkey_5.1, whole genome shotgun sequence genome contains a region encoding:
- the MCOLN2 gene encoding mucolipin-2 — MMAQSDLDIKETALKEDLKFYFMNPCDKYRARHQIPWKLALQILKIVMVTSQLVFFGLSNQLVVSFKEENTVAFKHLFLKGYSGVDEDDYSCSIYTQQDAYDSIFYVIDQYRQLKNISLGTLGYEHDGSGLKICKQQYRKGGMLPSNDKPNIDVSTETDCIILKPQELASTNTEVKLNSSFFNLEFYRLIQIKISFKLKGVALQTIHARELPDCYAFQNTITFNNRAHSGKIKIYFNSDTDIQECKDWHILGSVLQKNSLYILVFDGFVILNCLASLILCSRSVVLALRLRQRFVNFFLEKYNRCVSYSDRMEFINGWYVLVIISDVMTITGSILKMEIKAKNLTSYDVCSILLGTSTLFVWVGVIRYLGYFQTYNVLILTMQASLPKVLRFCCCAGMIYLGYTFCGWIVLGPYHEKFEDLNTVAECLFSLVNGDDMFATFAQIQQKSMLVWTFSRLYLYSFIILFIYMILSLFIALITDAYDTIKKYQQSGFLATDLDEFLKDCGSVSYRKEQTSMPFICCCRRRQSDDNLILIN; from the exons CTTGTCTTCTTTGGTTTGAGTAACCAGTTGGTGGTTTCGTTCAAAGAGGAGAACACTGTTGCTTTTAAACACCTATTCCTGAAAGGCTATTCTGGTGTCGATGAGGATGACTACAGCTGCAGCATATATACCCAACAGGATGCTTATGACAGCATATTTTATGTTATTGATCAG TACAGACAATTAAAGAACATATCCCTGGGGACACTTGGCTACGAACATGATGGATCAGGCTTAAAAATCTGTAAACAACAGTACAGGAAAGGTGGGATGCTTCCTTCCAATGACAAGCCAAACATAGATGTTTCTACAGAAACAG ACTGTATTATCTTAAAGCCTCAGGAGCTAGCCAGTACAAACACTGAAGTGAAGTTGAACTCTTCATTCTTCAATCTCGAATTTTACAG GCTTATACAGATTAAAATCTCCTTCAAGCTGAAAGGTGTTGCCCTACAAACAATCCATGCCCGTGAATTGCCTGACTGCtatgcatttcaaaatact ATTACTTTCAACAATAGAGCTCACAGTGGAAAAatcaaaatctattttaataGTGATACTGATATTCAAGAATGCAAAGACTGGCACATACTCGGTTCTG TTCTCCAGAAAAACAGTTTGTATATTCTAGTTTTTGATGGATTTGTCATCTTAAATTGCTTAGCATCTCTCATCCTCTGCTCACGGTCCGTTGTTCTTGCCTTGAGACTACGACAA AGATTTGTTAACTTCTTCTTGGAGAAATACAACCGTTGTGTCAGTTACAGTGATCGCATGGAGTTCATAAACGGCTGGTACGTCCTGGTAATTATCAGCGATGTGATGACAATCACTGGGTCAATCCTAAAAATGGAGATAAAAGCCAAG AATCTCACAAGTTATGATGTATGCAGCATTTTACTTGGAACCTCAACTTTATTTGTCTGGGTTGGAGTCATCAGATACCTGGGATATTTTCAAACTTACAAT GTGCTCATTTTAACTATGCAAGCATCATTACCCAAAGTGCtaaggttttgttgttgtgctGGGATGATTTATCTTGGCTATACTTTCTGTGGTTGGATTGTATTGGGACCATATCATGAGAAG TTTGAAGACCTGAACACAGTAGctgagtgtttgttttctttggtcaATGGTGATGATATGTTTGCAACATTTGCACAAATCCAGCAGAAAAGCATGTTGGTGTGGACGTTCAGTCGGTTATATCTGTATTCCTTCATTATTCTGTTTATATACATGATCCTCAGCCTTTTTATTGCTCTGATCACAGACGCCTATGACACCATAAAG aaataccaaCAAAGTGGGTTTCTAGCAACAGATCTAGATGAATTTCTAAAAGACTGTGGCAGTgtttcttacagaaaagaacaaacttcCATGCCTTTTATCTGCTGCTGTAGAAG acgACAAAGTGATGACAACTTAATACTTATCAATTGA